The Daucus carota subsp. sativus chromosome 7, DH1 v3.0, whole genome shotgun sequence genome window below encodes:
- the LOC135147945 gene encoding uncharacterized protein LOC135147945 produces MIALQQGTTDDNFRRSLAKRAPENMNELQERAGKYIKAEESLKKSQNNQGPTPNPKKRGNDTEYNADSKYSKTGDGDKSPTKKKAGPRFTEFHKDTGHKTDDCWQLKDEIEFLIRKGKLSKYTRDTDKNPRDNDNRGRDNDDRNKRNQPRGPVINVISGGPTAAGLSSNSRKAYAREVMYIVGEPPKRAKIEFALAFDNLDLDRVKFPHDDPLVITPVIGNSSVKRVLVDGGASVDILFHDAYEKMGYSDSQLTPSDMPIYGFNNVETKIEGMIQLPMTMGTEPRQATCMLNFLVVKASSTYNAILGRTGIHAFKAIPSTYHLKIKFPTKNGVGEEIGDQKMARSCYVGALKSGGTGGQVLPIEDLDVREEEERRGKPAEDLVPFSLYPDEPEKVTYVGASLPEDMKSEFVKFLRNNRDVFAWTAADMPGIDPLFMTHTLNVSPDRKPVKQKKRSFAPERQEAIKHEVDKLLEAGFIEEIQFPEWLANPVMVKKANGKWRMCVDFTDLNDACPKDCFPLPRIDTLIDATAGHEMLSFMDGFSGYNQIRMNKDDIPKVSFITDFGIFCYLVMAFGLKNAGATYQRLANKMFKHLIGKTMECAFGVGSGKFLGLMVSKRGIEANPDKIKAILDMEPPKSIKDVQKLTGRIAALGRFISKSGDKCLPFFKALKKVKDFEWTSESQEAFEQLKKYMAEPPLLSKPVDGETLYVYLAVSEKALSAVLVPSRKLRPYFQAHKIEVLTDQPLRNIMHSPKASGRLIKWAVELGEFEIRYKPRVAIKAQALADFLVECTIDNKEVGGQESMVEEPKEEEKPKEYWLLFFDGASKTKNSGAGLVLRSPDGFTVEYAIKLDFPTTNNEAEYEALIAGLGLARTLRVKNLKVCGDSRLVVSQVKWRI; encoded by the exons atgattgccctacagcaaggaaccacggatgataatttccgccgatcactagccaagagggcccctgaaAATATGAATGAGCTCCAGGAGAGGGCCGGGAAGTATATCAAGGCTGAGGAAAGCCTGAAGAAATCTCAGAATAACCAGGGACCGACCCCGAACCCAAAGAAACGTGGAAACGACACCGAGTACAACGCGGATAGTAAGTATTCAAAGACAGGGGATGGTGATAAGTCCCCCACCAAAAAGAAAGcaggaccgaggttcactga gtttcataaggatacaggacataagaccgatgattgctggcagttgaaggatgagatcgaGTTTTTGATCCGAAAAGGCAAGCTGTCCAAGTATACTAGGGATACGGACAAGAATCCCCGTGACAATGACAAccgtggaagagacaacgatgataggaataagagaaaccagcctagagggcctgtgatcaatgtaatctctggaggaccgaccgcagcaggcctatctagtaactcacgaaaagcttatgctcgtgaagtgatgtACATTGTTGGAGAGCCCCCGAAGAGGGCAAAAATTGAGTTTGCTTTAGCATTCGACAATTTAGATCTTGACAGAGTTAAATTTCCCCATGATGATCCTTTGGTAATCACCCCGGTGATTGGAAACTCTTCTGTAAAAAGGGTACTCGTTGACGGTGGAGCCTCAGTAGATATCTTATTTCATGATGCATATGAGAAGATGGGATATTCAGATTCGCAATTGACACCttcagatatgcctatatacgGCTTTAATAACGTGGAGACAAAGATTGAAGGTATGATCCAACTACCCATGACAATGGGCACCGAGCCTAGACAGGCCACATGTATGCTGAATTTTTTGGTCGTTAAGGCTTCATCAACCTACAATGCTATCCTTGGGAGGACTGggatacatgcttttaaagcaatcccatccacctaccacttgaagatcaaattccctaCCAAGAATGGGGTGGGAGAAGAGATAGGAGATCAAAAAATGGCTAGAAGTTGTTATGTGGGGGCTCTGAAATCTGGAGGGACCGGGGGGCAAGTTCTCCCAATTGAGGACTTGGATGTccgagaggaagaggaaaggagaggaAAGCCAGCTGAGGACTTGGTTCCCTTCTCCCTATATCCAGATGAGCCCGAGAAGGTGACCTATGTAGGGGCGTCGCTCCCCGAGGATATGAAATCcgaatttgtgaaattcttgaggaacaaccgggATGTGTTTGCTTGGACCGCAGCCGATATGCCAGGGATTGATCCCCTCTTTATGACACACACGCTTAACGTAAGCCCAGATAGAAAACCCGtgaaacaaaagaagagaagtttTGCCCCTGAGAGGCAGGAAGCCATAAAACACGAGGTCGATAAGCttttggaagcaggttttataGAGGAAATCCAATTCCCAGAATGGCTAGCTAACCCagtcatggtcaagaaagctaatggaaagtggaggatgtgtgtagacttcacagatttgaatgatgcttgtcctaAGGACTGTTTTCCTCTCCCAAGAATAGATACTCTGATCGATGCTACAGCTGGGCACGAGATGTTGAGCTTTATGGATGGCTTTAGTGGATACAACCAGATCCGAATGAATAAGGACGATATTCCTAAGGTATCATTCATCACTGATTTTGGtatcttttgttatttggttatggcgtttggtttaaagaatgcaggagccacaTATCAACGCCTGGCAAATAAGATGTTcaaacatctgattggaaaaaccatggag tgtgcctttggagtTGGGTCTGGAAAATTTTTGGGTCTGATGGTCTCAAAACGTGGAATTgaggccaaccccgacaagataaaggCCATCCTTGATATGGAGCCGCCTAAGTCTATAAAAGATGTTCAAAAGCTAACAGGAAGAATCGCGGCACTAGGACGTTTCATCTCGAAGTCCGGGGATAAGTGCTTGCCCTTCTTTAAGGCTTTGAAGAAAGTTAAAGATTTTGAATGGACAAGTGAGAGCCAAGAGGCCTTTGAGCAGTTGAAGAAgtatatggcagagccaccactcttatcaaaGCCCGTGGATGGAGAAACATTATATGTCTACTTGGCTGTCTCTGAGAAAGCACTGAGTGCGGTCTTGGTTC cttcaagaaagctgaggccttacttccaggctcacaaaattgaagtcttgacagaccagCCCCTTAGGAacataatgcatagcccgaaggctagtgggagattaatcaaatgggcagtagagcttggggaatttgaaattcgatacaaaccacgggtggcaatcaagGCTCAAGCTCTAGCTGACTTCCTCGTTGAATGCACCATCGACAacaaggaagtcggggggcaggagagtatggtagaggaacccaaagaagaggagaaacctaaagagtattggttactattttttgacggagcttcaaaaacaaaaaatagtgggGCAGGGCTGGTGCTCCGAAGCCCGGATGGCTTCACGGTCGAGTACGCGATCAAGTTAGACTTTCcaactaccaacaatgaagctgagTATGAGGCCCTTATAGCTGGATTGGGATTGGCGAGAACCCTGAGGGTTAAAAACCTGAAAGTATGTGGGGACTCAAGACTTGTGGTGTCACAGGTTAAATGGAGAATTTGA
- the LOC108195513 gene encoding expansin-like B1 encodes MAPSLQLILILTLSSHLMVYEGNAATCSNCFLHSQAVYYPNSDQHGTATGACGFGKFGAKINNGYVSAASSLFRGGIGCGACYQVRCTNGNYCSDKGVNVVITDQGSGPGEFILSRKAFGRMGETGHDAKALLALGVVDIEYKRIPCSYPNKNIIVKIDEHSDYPYYLAFMLWNQQGMKDITAVQLCEPKRFVCKLLSRSYGAVWATTSPPTGALAIRMLLSDDSGDEKWVAAANNLPKHWKAGGTYDTGVQVNDQ; translated from the exons ATGGCTCCTTCTCTGCAACTGATACTAATCTTAACACTATCTTCTCATCTTATGGTCTACGAGGGGAATGCTGCAACATGTAGCAACTGTTTCCTGCATTCTCAAGCAGTCTACTACCCTAACTCTGATCAACATGGAACAGCAA CTGGAGCGTGTGGGTTTGGTAAATTCGGAGCAAAGATCAATAACGGATATGTATCTGCTGCATCTAGTCTCTTTCGAGGAGGCATTGGTTGTGGTGCTTGCTATCAG GTGAGGTGCACCAATGGTAACTATTGTTCAGACAAAGGAGTGAATGTGGTGATAACTGACCAGGGATCGGGTCCAGGAGAGTTCATTCTGAGCAGGAAAGCATTTGGTAGAATGGGCGAAACAGGACACGATGCTAAAGCCCTATTAGCCCTTGGTGTTGTTGATATTGAATATAAACG GATTCCATGCAGCTATCCAAACAAAAATATCATCGTCAAGATTGATGAACACAGTGACTATCCTTATTACTTGGCTTTTATGTTATGGAATCAACAAGGCATGAAGGATATTACTGCAGTCCAGTTATGTGAG CCAAAAAGATTTGTGTGCAAGCTATTGAGTCGAAGCTATGGAGCAGTGTGGGCAACTACCTCGCCACCCACCGGGGCCTTGGCGATAAGAATGCTACTCAGTGATGATAGTGGAGACGAAAAATGGGTAGCTGCAGCTAATAACTTGCCGAAACACTGGAAGGCTGGAGGAACATATGACACAGGAGTACAAGTTAATGACcagtaa
- the LOC108193834 gene encoding transcription factor MAMYB, whose amino-acid sequence MEFLEEESRPKLLFQSRPIPANHEETNPKKPLFSFQNPTLFISLPISLLLFFLSLFHFQSEPLQSIFFWLALSFFVGPFAPSSITAGDIRVGLGPPLLPPPETDVPSSDSLEISRKPNRRSKIKKQEEPHQDFSFSVVPKEEKKKESSLSDGVVGVKEESEWTDGDLEVLKKQMVKNPVGMPGRWEVISEAFNGRHCVESVIKTAKSLGERKVSDSDSFDRFLKNRKPVDKRVEDEIENVNARLGNNGELSNEKEKSWSSGEDIALLNALKAFPKDVAMRWEKITAAVPGKTKAACMSRVAELKRDFRSSKAPPSEK is encoded by the coding sequence ATGGAGTTCTTGGAAGAAGAAAGCAGACCCAAGCTCCTCTTCCAATCACGCCCAATCCCTGCAAACCATGAAGAAACCAATCCGAAAAAACCCTTATTCTCCTTCCAAAACCCCACCCTTTTCATCTCTCTCCCTATCTCTCTCCTCctcttctttctctctctcttccaCTTCCAGTCTGAACCCCTTCAATCCATCTTCTTCTGGCTTGCTCTGTCGTTTTTTGTTGGCCCTTTTGCCCCCTCTTCCATCACTGCTGGTGACATTAGAGTAGGCCTTGGCCCCCCTCTCCTTCCCCCACCTGAAACTGATGTGCCCAGCTCAGATTCTTTGGAAATTAGTCGAAAGCCTAATCGGAGAAGTAAAATCAAGAAACAGGAAGAACCCCATCAAGATTTTAGCTTTAGTGTTGTTCCGAAAGAGGAGAAGAAAAAGGAGAGTTCTTTGAGTGATGGGGTGGTTGGGGTTAAGGAGGAGAGTGAGTGGACTGATGGGGATTTGGAGGTTTTGAAGAAACAGATGGTTAAGAACCCGGTGGGAATGCCGGGGAGGTGGGAGGTTATTTCTGAGGCGTTTAATGGGAGGCATTGCGTGGAGAGTGTGATCAAGACTGCTAAGTCTTTAGGGGAGAGGAAAGTGAGTGATTCGGATTCGTTTGATCGGTTTTTGAAGAATAGGAAACCGGTTGATAAGAGAGTCGAGGATGAGATTGAGAATGTGAATGCGAGGCTTGGGAATAATGGGGAATTGAGTAATGAGAAAGAGAAGAGTTGGAGTAGTGGGGAGGACATTGCTTTGCTTAATGCACTGAAGGCTTTTCCCAAGGATGTGGCGATGAGGTGGGAGAAGATTACTGCTGCTGTTCCTGGGAAAACTAAGGCGGCGTGTATGAGTAGGGTTGCTGAACTGAAAAGAGATTTTAGGAGCTCTAAGGCGCCTCCTTCAGAGAAATGA
- the LOC108193200 gene encoding vacuolar protein sorting-associated protein 55 homolog: MGDLPRYVISCLQTGKLAALAILVSSGIVLQVLACALYHNWWPMLTALMYVFLPMPLLFFAGSDTSSLYSESGNSWVDITKFLTGASLVGSVAIPVILKHAGIICWGALAMELSSLFIFGLAILCFVATNDDGDTYGML; this comes from the exons ATGGGAGATTTACCGCGTTATGTAATATCTTGCTTACAGACTGGTAAACTTGCCGCCTTGGCTATTTTGGTCTCTAGTGGGATAGTATTGCAAGTACTG GCATGTGCTCTGTACCATAATTGGTGGCCTATGCTAACcg CTCTAATGTATGTGTTTCTTCCCATGCCTTTGCTGTTCTTTGCGGGGTCCGATACCTCTTCTCTGTACTCTGAATCTGGAAACAG CTGGGTCGATATTACAAAGTTTCTGACTGGTGCATCACTTGTGGGAAGCGTCGCAATTCCAGTTATCTTAAAGCATGCTGGCATTATTTGTTGGGGTGCTCTTGCAATGGAGCTGTCATCACTATTCATTTTTGGTCTAGCCATACTGTGTTTTGTTGCTACCAATGATGATGGTGATACATACGGAATGCTCTGA
- the LOC108195130 gene encoding expansin-like B1 — translation MKHTNFMHNQLPTLLILPLLSFYSIHKSSMAPSFRCVLVLFVSILSALNVATAATCSDCFIHSRAAYYPNSDEKGTESGACGYGTFGATINGGDVSAASDLYRDGVGCGACYQVRCSDSTYCSEKGVNVVITDQGSGPSTDFILSRRAFGRMAQTTDAAASLLNLGVVDIEYRRVSCSYPSKNITVKIDENSNYPHYLAFSLWYQQGNSDITAVQLCETKNLSCKLLSRSYGAVWTTTSAPSGSLSLRMLFSNDVTGDETWVVPVNNIPENWKAGDTYDTGVQVNN, via the exons atgaAGCACACCAACTTCATGCACAACCAACTTCCTACTTTGCTTATCTTGCCTCTTCTGTCATTTTATTCCATCCACAAATCATCAATGGCTCCTTCTTTTCGATGCGTTTTAGTTCTTTTTGTAAGCATCCTTTCTGCTTTAAATGTCGCGACTGCTGCAACATGCAGCGACTGTTTCATTCATTCTCGTGCAGCTTATTACCCGAATTCTGATGAAAAAGGAACAGAAA GTGGGGCGTGTGGGTATGGCACATTTGGAGCAACCATTAACGGCGGGGATGTATCAGCTGCATCTGATCTCTACCGAGATGGTGTAGGTTGTGGTGCTTGCTATCAG GTGAGGTGTTCCGACAGCACGTATTGCTCAGAAAAAGGAGTAAATGTGGTTATAACTGACCAAGGATCTGGCCCCAGCACGGATTTTATTCTGAGCAGGCGAGCCTTTGGACGGATGGCTCAGACTACTGATGCAGCTGCCTCTTTACTAAACCTTGGTGTAGTTGATATTGAATACAGAAG GGTGTCATGCAGCTATCCATCCAAAAACATAACAGTCAAGATTGATGAGAACAGCAACTATCCTCACTACTTGGCATTTTCTTTATGGTATCAACAAGGAAACAGTGATATTACTGCTGTGCAGTTATGCGAG ACAAAGAATCTTAGCTGCAAGCTTCTGAGTCGTAGTTATGGAGCAGTATGGACGACAACTTCAGCCCCTAGCGGATCATTGTCTCTGAGGATGCTGTTTAGTAATGATGTTACTGGAGACGAGACTTGGGTTGTTCCAGTTAACAACATTCCAGAAAACTGGAAGGCTGGAGATACTTATGACACTGGTGTGCAAGTGAACAATTAA